One part of the Arabidopsis thaliana chromosome 1 sequence genome encodes these proteins:
- a CDS encoding CDP-diacylglycerol-glycerol-3-phosphate 3-phosphatidyltransferase (unknown protein; BEST Arabidopsis thaliana protein match is: unknown protein (TAIR:AT3G48180.1); Has 88 Blast hits to 88 proteins in 15 species: Archae - 0; Bacteria - 0; Metazoa - 0; Fungi - 0; Plants - 88; Viruses - 0; Other Eukaryotes - 0 (source: NCBI BLink).): MNGTSWADQWDNSGDSAKGGRIGSGAVVRSSGSGATSNTTKYKEKMGQGLDKTKAVASSGFKKLKTGSAIGFRWVKDKYHKTTHKQ; this comes from the coding sequence ATGAACGGAACATCGTGGGCTGACCAGTGGGACAATAGCGGCGACTCTGCCAAAGGAGGCCGAATCGGCAGCGGCGCCGTCGTGAGAAGCAGCGGAAGTGGAGCAACGTCAAACACGACCAAGTACAAGGAGAAAATGGGACAAGGGTTAGACAAAACCAAAGCTGTAGCTTCTTCTGGTTTTAAGAAGCTCAAGACTGGTTCTGCTATTGGTTTTCGTTGGGTCAAGGACAAGTATCACAAAACCACACACAAACAATAA